A genomic stretch from Halichoerus grypus chromosome 5, mHalGry1.hap1.1, whole genome shotgun sequence includes:
- the RNF186 gene encoding E3 ubiquitin-protein ligase RNF186 codes for MACAEVLQTPAPEQPQPISARATPTTPKATDPAGGHWGSVDGDLECLVCREPYTCTRPAKLLGCQHSFCAVCLRLLLCVRDNTWSVTCPLCRQDTSVPGGLVCSLRDQETVGGRLGQPCPELRLCPQRLADSATLAAWPPGLVGEDGQDVANANRVAARRLAAQLLLLVLLILLILPFIYPGVIRWVLAFVITLALLMSSLFCCHSGSQGSCWPSLGTLFCRGRKHSEISSIA; via the coding sequence ATGGCCTGCGCCGAGGTCCTGCAGACGCCAGCCCCAGAGCAGCCCCAGCCCATCTCTGCAAgagccacccccaccacccctaAGGCCACGGACCCTGCTGGGGGTCACTGGGGCTCCGTGGATGGCGACTTGGAGTGCCTGGTGTGCCGGGAGCCCTACACCTGTACCCGGCCGGCCAAGCTGCTGGGCTGCCAGCACTCCTTCTGTGCCGTTTGCCTCAGGCTCCTGCTGTGCGTACGGGACAACACCTGGTCCGTTACCTGCCCACTGTGCCGCCAAGACACCTCTGTCCCCGGGGGCCTCGTCTGCAGCCTGCGTGACCAGGAGACCGTAGGGGGGCGGCTGGGCCAGCCGTGCCCGGAGCTGCGGCTCTGTCCTCAGAGGCTGGCAGATTCTGCCACCTTGGCAGCGTGGCCCCCCGGCTTGGTGGGAGAGGATGGGCAGGATGTGGCCAACGCCAACCGCGTGGCAGCCCGACGCCTGGCGGCACAATTGCTCCTACTGGTCTTGCTCATCCTCCTCATCCTGCCCTTCATCTACCCTGGCGTCATCCGGTGGGTGCTTGCCTTCGTTATCACCTTGGCCCTGCTAATGTCCTCCCTATTCTGTTGTCACTCCGGCAGCCAGGGCAGCTGCTGGCCCTCCCTGGGGACTCTTTTCTGCAGAGGACGGAAACACAGTGAGATCTCTTCCATTGCCTGA